CGCACGCGCAATCGTGGTGCTCGAAGATTCGTAATGAGGCTGCGCGGCAGCGGGCGCTGACGGATTCGCACTCGCCAGCGTTCCTGCGCGTGAAGGGGCCGGACGTGAACCTGCCGCAGTTCCAGCAGGCCTTCTCCTGCCCCGCGGGCTCGCCGATGGTGGCGCCCGCTGCGAACCGCTGTGAGGTCTGGTAAGGCTTCGGCCCTACCTGGAGGACGGCATGACTATCTGCTCGTGGCTGATGTTGGGCGGTATCGCGGGCTGGCTGGCCAGCATCATCAAGGGCACCAACGCCCGGATGGGGATGTTCGCCAACATCTTCGCCGGCATCGTGGGTGCCATGCTGGGCGGCTGGGTGTTCAGCTTCTTCGGCGGCAGCGGCGTGACGGGCTTCAACCTGTACTCGTTGCTGGTGGCCACGGTGGGCGCGGTCATCCTGCTGTCCATCCTGCAAGCCATCCGGAAATAGCGCTCCCGGCTGTCGCGCCCTTCGCCGCCTAGAAGAGCGACAGCTGGGGTGAGGTGGAGGGCCGCGCGGGGCGCCGGAAGGTGTCCGGCGCGGCCTCCGTGACGGACGACGCGCGCATGCCCACCTTGCGCGCCGACGTCGCGAAGAGCTGGTGGATGGTCTGGGCGTAGAGCCCTTCGCCGCGCATGCGGTGCTTGAAGCGGCTGTCGGTGAGCTCCCCGCCGCGCGTCTCGCGGATGCGGTGCAGCACCCGGTCCGCTCTCAGGGGCAGCTTCGTGCGAAGGCGCTCCTCGAACACGGCCTGCACGGGGCCGGGAAGCCGCAACAGCGTGTAGTGCGCTCGCGTGGCGCCGGCCTCACGGGCTGAAGTGAGCA
The sequence above is drawn from the Corallococcus sp. NCRR genome and encodes:
- a CDS encoding GlsB/YeaQ/YmgE family stress response membrane protein translates to MTICSWLMLGGIAGWLASIIKGTNARMGMFANIFAGIVGAMLGGWVFSFFGGSGVTGFNLYSLLVATVGAVILLSILQAIRK